Within the Streptomyces sp. NBC_00335 genome, the region GCAGGTCGCCTACGGCACCCGCTGGGCCAAGGCCCCCGCGCGGGCGCTCGCGCACCCCGCCGCCCGGACTGCCGCCGCGCCCGGCGCCGCAGCCGAGTGAGTCGAGGCGCATTCGAGGAATGCGCCAGAACGTGATGCCAGATTTCACGGGGTCGAGAACCAGCCGTCTGTGTGCGACGGACCGACGGCTCGACGACCTGTCACCCACAACTCAGTGAGGTAGGAACGGGGATGATCGACAATCTCTTCACGATGTTTCCCGGTCAGGGCTCGCAGCGCGCGGGCATGGCCGGACACCTCCTCCGCGAACACCCCCGCACGGTCGGACGCGTGCTGGCCCAGGCGGAGGAGGCCACGGGACTCCCCCTGACGCACCTGTGCACCACGGCCCCCGAGGCGGACCTCGCACCGACCGAGATCGCCCAGCCCGCCATCGTCGCCACCAGCCTCGCGGTGTACGAGGTACTGCGCGAGGAGACCGGTTTCAGGCCCGGCGCGGTCGCCGGGCACAGCCTGGGCGAGTACACGGCGCTGATCGCCGCCGGCGTCCTCGAAGCGGGCGACGCGCTGCGCCTCGTACGCCGTCGCGGCGAGCTCATGGCGGGCGTCTCGCGCCGGGTGTCCGGGGCCATGACGGCGGTCATGGGGCTGGCTCCCGAGCGGATCGAGCAGCTCTGCGCGGCCGCCGCACCGCTCGGCGTGGTGGAGGTCGCCAACTACAACGAGGCCGGTCAGACGGTGATCTCCGGCCAGAGCGGGGCGGTCGCCGAGGTGGGCCGGCTCGCGCTGGAGGCGGGCGCCGAGCGGGCCGTGCCGCTGAAGGTCTCCGCGCCCTTCCACTGTTCGCTGATGAGCGCGGTCGAGGCCGAGTTCACCGCCGAACTGGAGCGCACCGCCTTCTCCGCGCCCCACCTGACCGTCATCAGCTCGGTGACCGGGGGCCCGGTGCGGGACGGGGCGCACGCCCGCGACCTGCTCCGGCGCCAGCTCGCCGGCCCGGTGCGCTGGGTCGACGTACTGGAATCCGCCTCGGCGCACGGCGTGGACGGCTATCTGGAGGTCGGCCCCGGCCGCGTCCTCAGCGGCTTCGCCAACCGCTCCGTACCCGGCGCCCTGGTGCGCAGCACCAACGACGAGCGCCGCATCGCCACGCTCCTGCGCGACCTGCGCCCGCAGCCCGTCGTCGGCGCGGCCGCCGCGTAGCCGCGTACCCGTGGTGGGCGCGTACGCCCGCCCCCGTCTCCGTCCCCTCCTCTTCCTCCCTCTCTTTCGTCCCCTTCGCGAAAATCCCCTTGAAAGGCAGCAAACGGTGCCCGAAACCCTGACCACCCTGTCGACCGACTACCTCCCCGCGGTCCAGGCCGCCATAGCCGACGCCCTCGGCATCGACGAGGCCGAGGCCGTTCCCGACGCGACCCTCCTCGGGGCGCTGGGTGCCGAGTCCATCGACCTGCTCGACATCCTCTTCCGGCTGGAGCGCGCCACCAAGGTGAAGATCACCGTGGCCGACATCGCCAACCTGCTCCAGGGCGGCATCCCGGACGAGGAGTTCGGCGACGAGAACGAGGTCGTCAACGACACCGGCCTGACCCACCTGGAGAAGGTCCTGCCGCAGTTCGACCGCAACCAGCTCGCGGAGCCGCTGACCGCCGAGGGGGTCCTCGGCCTGTTCACCGTGCAGAACCTCACCGATCTGCTGACCGAGCGCGCCCACGCGGCCGCCGCCTGACATGCCGTCCCGCATCCGCCCGGCCCCCCACCGCAGGGCCGGGCGGATGCGGGTGGCGCCGGGGCCCGTAGGGCGCCCGTCGGCCGCAGCAGCCAGGACGCCCACCTCGTAGCAGAAACGGGAAGAGACAGATGAAGCTGAAGGACCGCACCGCCCTGGTCACCGGCGCCTCGCGGGGCATCGGCCGGGCCATCGCCCTGGCCCTGGCCGAACAAGGGGCGGCTGTCGCAGTCAACTACCGCTCGCGCCGGGAAGACGCCCTGGCGGTCGTCAAGGAGATCGAGGCGGCGGGCGGCCGGGCCGTGGCGATCGGCGCCGACGTCTCCGACCCCGCCGAGGCCGCGGAACTGGTCGCCGAGGCGATCCGTCAGCTGGGCTCCCTGAACGTGCTGGTCAACAACGCGGGCACCAGCGACGACGGCCTGATCTACGATTCCGCGCCGGACGCCTGGCTGAACGTCATGAAGGTCAACTTCGGCGGGGCGTACCACTGCACGCACGCCGTCATGGAGCACTTCATGGCCCAGGGCGACGCCACCGTCGTCAACATCTCCTCCGCCATGGGCGAGCGCGGCTGGATCGGCCAGTCCAACTACTCCGCCTCCAAGGGCGCCCTGAACTCCTTCACCCGCTCCGCCGCGATCGAGCTCGCCCGGTTCGGCGTACGGGTCAACGCGGTCCTCGCGGGCTTCACCCCGACCGAACTGGTGGGCGAGGTGCTCCAGCGCGACGGGGGCAAGAGCATCAAGCGGCAGATCCCCCTGCGCCGCTTCGCCACCGTCGAGCAGGTCGCCGCGGCCGCCGTGTTCCTGGCCGGCCCGGACTCCGGCTACACCACCGGCGAACTGCTCACCGTGGACGGCGGATTCTCCGCCCAGCTCGGCATCGGCCGCCCGTAGGACCGCGGGGAACGGAAGGAAGAGACGAAGAGACGACGATGCGATTCCATCTGATCGACCGGATCGAGACCTGGACCCCCCGCGAGCGGATCACCGCCCGTAAGGTCACCACCGTCGACGAGGACTACTGGCAGGCCACGGCGAACGGCCCGGCACTGCCCTTCGGACTCGCGCTGGAGGCCCTGTGCCAGTCGGCCACCTGGCTGATCATGCTCAGCACCGACCACAAGCTGCGCGCGGCGCTGCTCGCCGTGGGCGAGGCCACCGCCCACCGTCCGGTGGTGCCCGGTGAGGTGCTCCGCATGGAGGCCAGGATCGAATCGATGAACGACGACGCCGCGATCCTGGACGGCACCGTCACGGTGGACGGCGAGACCGTCCTGGAAGCGAGCGGCATCATGTGCGCGCTCATCGACGCCGAGCGTCTCGACGACCCGGCGAACACGGCGCGCATGGCGCGACAGCTGCAGGGTGGAGGACCGGTCGGATGAAGCGCGTAGCCATCACCGGAGTCGGGGCGGTCACCCCGCTCGGCAACGATGCGGACAGCACCTGGGAAGGCCTGGCCACCGGACGCAGCGGAGTGGGTCCGCTGACCACCTTCGACGCCTCCGGCTTCCCGGTACGGATCGCCGCGCAGGTCAAGGACTTCGACGCGGCGGCCGCCATCCCGGCGAAGGTCGGGCGCAAGCACCTC harbors:
- a CDS encoding SDR family NAD(P)-dependent oxidoreductase gives rise to the protein MKLKDRTALVTGASRGIGRAIALALAEQGAAVAVNYRSRREDALAVVKEIEAAGGRAVAIGADVSDPAEAAELVAEAIRQLGSLNVLVNNAGTSDDGLIYDSAPDAWLNVMKVNFGGAYHCTHAVMEHFMAQGDATVVNISSAMGERGWIGQSNYSASKGALNSFTRSAAIELARFGVRVNAVLAGFTPTELVGEVLQRDGGKSIKRQIPLRRFATVEQVAAAAVFLAGPDSGYTTGELLTVDGGFSAQLGIGRP
- a CDS encoding 3-hydroxylacyl-ACP dehydratase — translated: MRFHLIDRIETWTPRERITARKVTTVDEDYWQATANGPALPFGLALEALCQSATWLIMLSTDHKLRAALLAVGEATAHRPVVPGEVLRMEARIESMNDDAAILDGTVTVDGETVLEASGIMCALIDAERLDDPANTARMARQLQGGGPVG
- a CDS encoding acyl carrier protein, with translation MPETLTTLSTDYLPAVQAAIADALGIDEAEAVPDATLLGALGAESIDLLDILFRLERATKVKITVADIANLLQGGIPDEEFGDENEVVNDTGLTHLEKVLPQFDRNQLAEPLTAEGVLGLFTVQNLTDLLTERAHAAAA
- the fabD gene encoding ACP S-malonyltransferase is translated as MIDNLFTMFPGQGSQRAGMAGHLLREHPRTVGRVLAQAEEATGLPLTHLCTTAPEADLAPTEIAQPAIVATSLAVYEVLREETGFRPGAVAGHSLGEYTALIAAGVLEAGDALRLVRRRGELMAGVSRRVSGAMTAVMGLAPERIEQLCAAAAPLGVVEVANYNEAGQTVISGQSGAVAEVGRLALEAGAERAVPLKVSAPFHCSLMSAVEAEFTAELERTAFSAPHLTVISSVTGGPVRDGAHARDLLRRQLAGPVRWVDVLESASAHGVDGYLEVGPGRVLSGFANRSVPGALVRSTNDERRIATLLRDLRPQPVVGAAAA